The Carassius carassius chromosome 31, fCarCar2.1, whole genome shotgun sequence genome includes a region encoding these proteins:
- the LOC132112031 gene encoding gremlin-2-like produces the protein MYRMFWKLALPAILAWTLFVSTESKRPRPQGSIPSPYKLKGNDLSSPTHTLASLPQHTSARRQKGKHDMLSSSREALVVTERKYLKSDWCKTQPLRQTVSLEGCLSRTVINRFCYGQCNSFYIPRHLTSQTSHRSRKSSSMPDHNTPFQSCAFCRPSRITTVTVRLHCPGLQPPYRQRKVQRIKQCKCVSVNVNAAY, from the exons ATGTACAG GATGTTCTGGAAGCTGGCATTACCTGCCATTTTGGCATGGACCCTTTTTGTATCCACAGAATCCAAGAGGCCACGCCCCCAAGGTTCTATCCCCTCCCCTTACAAgctaaaaggcaatgatttatcATCACCAACCCACACACTAGCATCATTGCCCCAGCATACATCTGCACGACGACAGAAAGGCAAACACGACATGTTGTCGTCGAGTCGCGAGGCCCTTGTGGTCACCGAGAGGAAGTACCTGAAGAGCGACTGGTGCAAAACACAGCCATTACGTCAAACGGTGAGTCTGGAGGGCTGCCTGAGTCGAACAGTCATCAACAGGTTCTGCTACGGCCAGTGTAACTCCTTCTACATCCCACGCCACCTGACATCTCAAACTTCACATCGAAGTCGAAAATCATCCTCCATGCCAGACCACAACACTCCATTCCAGTCTTGTGCGTTCTGCCGGCCAAGCCGGATAACCACAGTCACTGTACGACTTCACTGTCCTGGGCTACAGCCACCGTACCGGCAACGAAAAGTGCAGCGGATCAAGCAGTGCAAATGTGTGTCTGTTAACGTCAATGCTGCATACTGA